The proteins below are encoded in one region of Methanomassiliicoccus luminyensis B10:
- the cas1c gene encoding type I-C CRISPR-associated endonuclease Cas1c, protein MRKLLNTLYVTTPDSYLSKDGENVVVKTDGKEVFRIPIHNLENVVCFGYMGASPQLMQLCSDNNVGLSFLTPHGKFLARVNGETRGNVLLRRTQYRVADDNSASLQIAKSFMIGKIVNCRNVLNRGIRDHGATISSSKIRRADSYLLEDLEKISDCDDIDSLRGIEGNCARAYFDAFDELILRQKIDFFMFDRNRRPPLDNMNALLSFLYVLLAHDVQSALESVGLDPYVGFFHTDRPGRAGLALDVMEELRPFLADRHALTLINLQQIEKDDFYQKEDGGVMLTDVGRKAVLSSWQKRKQEEVTHPYLNETIPIGLIPYTQALLMSRYLRGDLDGYPPYFMS, encoded by the coding sequence GTGAGAAAACTACTCAATACTCTCTATGTGACCACACCCGACTCGTATCTTTCGAAGGACGGGGAGAACGTCGTCGTAAAAACGGACGGCAAGGAAGTATTCCGGATACCGATCCACAACCTCGAGAACGTAGTTTGCTTCGGATACATGGGCGCCAGCCCACAGCTGATGCAGCTCTGCTCTGACAATAATGTCGGACTGTCTTTCCTGACGCCGCACGGAAAATTCCTCGCGAGAGTGAACGGAGAAACACGCGGCAATGTTCTGCTGAGGCGCACCCAATACAGGGTCGCAGATGATAATTCGGCTTCGCTTCAGATAGCGAAATCCTTCATGATCGGCAAGATTGTTAATTGCAGGAACGTTCTCAACAGAGGCATCCGGGACCACGGCGCCACTATCTCCAGCAGCAAGATCCGAAGAGCAGACTCGTATCTTCTCGAGGATCTGGAGAAGATCAGCGATTGCGACGACATCGACAGCCTGCGCGGCATCGAGGGCAACTGTGCCAGGGCATATTTTGACGCATTTGACGAGCTCATTCTCCGGCAGAAAATCGATTTCTTCATGTTCGACCGCAACAGGCGGCCTCCGCTAGACAACATGAACGCTCTGCTATCGTTCCTCTACGTCTTATTGGCCCATGACGTCCAATCAGCTCTGGAGTCAGTGGGCCTGGATCCATATGTCGGCTTCTTTCACACGGACCGGCCGGGCAGAGCAGGGCTGGCACTGGATGTGATGGAGGAACTGAGGCCGTTCCTGGCCGACCGCCACGCCTTGACATTGATTAATCTTCAGCAGATCGAGAAGGACGACTTCTATCAAAAAGAGGATGGCGGGGTCATGTTGACAGATGTAGGGAGGAAAGCGGTCCTGAGCTCTTGGCAGAAGCGCAAGCAAGAGGAGGTTACGCATCCATATCTGAACGAGACGATACCTATCGGCCTCATCCCCTACACGCAGGCATTGCTGATGTCCCGCTATCTGCGAGGGGACCTCGATGGATATCCACCCTATTTCATGAGCTGA
- the cas2 gene encoding CRISPR-associated endonuclease Cas2 translates to MMVLVTYDVNTETPEGQRRLRQVAKECKDYGQRVQNSVFECLIDPVQFFNLKQALCDIVDEDRDSLRFYFLGDNWQRRVEHYGTKKGYDPEGTLIA, encoded by the coding sequence ATGATGGTCCTAGTGACGTACGACGTGAATACGGAAACGCCCGAGGGGCAAAGAAGGCTTAGGCAGGTCGCCAAAGAATGCAAAGATTATGGACAAAGGGTTCAAAATTCAGTATTCGAATGCTTGATAGATCCTGTTCAATTTTTTAATCTGAAACAAGCATTGTGTGACATAGTGGATGAGGACAGGGACAGTCTACGGTTCTATTTCTTAGGTGACAATTGGCAAAGGCGGGTTGAGCACTACGGTACTAAGAAAGGGTACGACCCCGAAGGCACTTTAATAGCGTAA
- a CDS encoding acetolactate synthase large subunit — translation MKGSDLLVKCLENEGVKHIFGIPGEENLDLMDSLIGSNIEFVLTRHESSAAFMAGMVGRLTQRPGVCLSTLGPGASNMVIGVGEAYLGYYPMVALSGQVRTEQQRSPRKQYIDLVSMFKPITKSSFSIRDPNSIPDLARKAFATATTERPGPVFVELPEDVLKSTAGARPCPVVHEAPAAADFETEAIRKLLINSKKPLILSGQGVIRGRASEELTRFASAWSIPVAMTWLGAGSISCENPLSLGLVGLRKADLVRGAFEEADLIILVGFDVIEFEPQFWNIGAPKKVVYMGAAPCDGAPGFQPDIQVLGDVGHILMALNRHPRPRVDWASGYRVELDRAISALPEDSSPVKPQQVIHAIRDALGRDGIVVSDVGAHLIWMAQRYPVYGPSTALLSNGLLPMGVGVPWAIAAKLTHPDRKVVASVGDGSFLMTSMELETAKRLGTPFVVVVWNDSEYGLIKLKQERAFGRGRSIGTRFNNPDVVKFAESLGAEGYRVSSAADLKEALTRSLNDDSLAVIDVVIDHEENSRLKIQ, via the coding sequence ATGAAAGGCTCGGACCTGCTGGTAAAATGCCTCGAGAACGAGGGCGTCAAGCACATCTTCGGCATCCCGGGGGAAGAGAACCTCGACCTCATGGACTCGCTGATAGGTTCCAACATCGAGTTCGTTCTTACTCGCCACGAGAGCAGCGCTGCGTTCATGGCAGGAATGGTGGGTCGGCTAACACAGCGGCCCGGGGTGTGCCTGAGCACCCTGGGGCCGGGCGCGTCGAACATGGTCATCGGCGTGGGCGAGGCGTACCTGGGATACTATCCAATGGTGGCGCTGAGCGGGCAGGTGCGGACCGAACAGCAGCGCTCCCCCAGGAAGCAGTACATCGACCTGGTCTCCATGTTCAAACCGATCACCAAAAGCTCGTTCTCGATCCGTGATCCCAACAGTATCCCTGATCTCGCGAGGAAGGCGTTCGCGACAGCAACGACGGAGCGGCCGGGGCCGGTCTTCGTAGAATTGCCGGAGGACGTGCTGAAGAGCACCGCCGGCGCGAGGCCGTGCCCCGTTGTTCACGAGGCGCCGGCCGCGGCGGACTTCGAGACCGAAGCTATCAGGAAGCTGCTGATCAACTCGAAGAAGCCGCTCATACTCTCGGGGCAGGGCGTGATCAGGGGGCGGGCGTCGGAAGAGCTGACTCGCTTCGCCAGCGCCTGGAGCATCCCCGTGGCCATGACCTGGCTGGGGGCAGGGTCGATATCGTGCGAAAACCCCCTGAGCCTTGGACTAGTGGGACTTCGCAAGGCGGACTTGGTGCGCGGGGCGTTCGAGGAAGCGGACCTGATAATATTGGTCGGTTTTGACGTCATCGAGTTCGAGCCGCAGTTCTGGAACATAGGGGCGCCGAAGAAGGTCGTGTACATGGGAGCCGCGCCGTGCGATGGTGCGCCGGGGTTCCAGCCGGACATCCAGGTCCTTGGTGATGTTGGCCATATCCTCATGGCGTTGAACAGGCACCCCCGGCCGAGGGTGGATTGGGCTTCCGGTTATCGCGTTGAGCTCGACCGCGCGATCTCCGCGCTGCCGGAGGACTCTTCGCCGGTAAAACCACAACAGGTCATCCATGCCATCCGGGACGCGCTGGGCCGCGACGGCATCGTCGTATCGGACGTCGGGGCCCACCTCATCTGGATGGCTCAACGATATCCCGTCTATGGGCCGAGCACTGCGCTGCTTTCCAATGGCCTCCTCCCCATGGGGGTTGGCGTTCCGTGGGCGATCGCGGCCAAGCTGACGCACCCTGACCGCAAGGTCGTTGCTTCTGTTGGGGATGGGAGCTTCCTGATGACCAGTATGGAGCTTGAGACCGCAAAGAGGCTGGGAACGCCTTTCGTAGTGGTGGTCTGGAACGATTCTGAGTACGGCCTCATAAAGCTCAAGCAGGAGCGCGCGTTCGGGCGGGGGCGTAGCATTGGGACGAGATTCAATAATCCCGATGTTGTAAAGTTCGCCGAGTCCCTAGGCGCGGAGGGTTATCGTGTCTCCTCGGCTGCGGATCTCAAGGAAGCGCTCACCCGGAGTCTGAATGATGATTCGCTAGCCGTTATCGACGTGGTAATCGACCATGAGGAGAATTCCAGGCTCAAGATTCAGTGA
- the nifB gene encoding nitrogenase cofactor biosynthesis protein NifB yields MASDPRPELEKLLETHPCYNECAHRKFARMHLPVAPKCNIQCNYCNRKYDCTNESRPGVTSEILTPEQAVEKVRYVKEKVPYLSVLGIAGPGDPLANEETFRTLELVGREFPEMTLCLSTNGLALPENVDRLRGLGVRFVTVTMNAIDPEVAAKMYDFVRYRGKSLRGVEAARVLVEKQQEGIKLAAKAGMLVKVNSVLVPGINMDHLPAVAKRAKELGAYIVNILPLIPVPGTKFESMRAPTSKERKQLQDECEVDIRQMRHCRQCRADAIGLLGEDRSAEFAHFTCGGGEKEGAPAAMELEGNTKYRIAVATTDGREVDQHFGFAEKFRTYVVEGPSITEGPSIDVTEEQEIPLFGPGHRTKIEATSDKLKGMDAVISTKFGLPAIELLREEGIVPIEDSGNVKEALRRAVDSIFKERSATFE; encoded by the coding sequence ATGGCATCGGACCCCCGACCGGAACTGGAAAAGCTGCTTGAGACGCACCCCTGCTACAACGAGTGCGCCCACCGCAAGTTCGCCCGGATGCATTTGCCGGTCGCCCCGAAATGCAACATCCAGTGCAACTACTGCAATCGCAAGTACGACTGCACCAACGAATCAAGGCCGGGAGTAACATCTGAGATCCTCACTCCGGAGCAGGCAGTAGAGAAAGTCCGCTACGTCAAGGAGAAGGTCCCGTACCTGTCGGTCCTAGGCATCGCCGGTCCCGGGGACCCTTTAGCCAACGAGGAGACGTTCCGAACGCTCGAGCTGGTGGGCAGGGAGTTCCCGGAGATGACGCTGTGCTTGAGCACCAACGGCCTGGCGCTCCCGGAGAACGTGGACCGCCTCAGGGGTCTGGGAGTGAGGTTCGTCACCGTGACCATGAACGCCATCGATCCTGAAGTGGCGGCGAAGATGTACGACTTCGTCAGGTATCGAGGCAAGAGCCTGCGGGGGGTCGAGGCAGCCAGGGTGCTGGTGGAGAAGCAGCAGGAAGGTATCAAACTAGCTGCCAAAGCAGGCATGCTGGTCAAAGTCAACTCCGTGCTGGTCCCAGGGATCAATATGGACCATCTGCCCGCGGTAGCGAAGAGAGCGAAGGAGCTCGGCGCTTACATAGTGAACATTCTTCCTCTGATACCAGTTCCGGGCACCAAGTTCGAGAGCATGCGCGCGCCGACGTCCAAGGAACGCAAGCAGCTGCAGGACGAGTGCGAGGTGGACATACGTCAGATGCGGCACTGCCGGCAGTGCCGGGCCGATGCCATCGGGCTACTGGGCGAGGACCGGTCGGCGGAGTTCGCGCACTTCACCTGCGGCGGTGGGGAGAAGGAAGGGGCACCCGCGGCGATGGAGCTGGAAGGTAATACCAAATACCGCATCGCCGTGGCTACCACCGACGGCAGGGAGGTTGATCAGCATTTCGGCTTCGCTGAAAAGTTCAGGACGTACGTCGTGGAAGGTCCGAGCATCACCGAAGGCCCCAGCATCGACGTGACGGAGGAGCAGGAGATCCCCCTGTTCGGTCCGGGCCACCGCACCAAGATCGAAGCTACGTCCGATAAGTTGAAAGGCATGGACGCGGTCATCTCTACCAAGTTCGGCCTCCCGGCGATCGAGCTGTTGCGCGAGGAAGGCATCGTGCCGATCGAGGACAGCGGGAATGTGAAGGAAGCGTTGCGCAGGGCGGTCGACTCCATATTCAAGGAGCGCTCCGCGACGTTCGAGTGA
- a CDS encoding alpha/beta hydrolase, with the protein MSPPPAVNVIDESVKRRLFDPPGPLPAFEEREAKETDGVRTTDIQLAMNGEKVPAFLVEPLEGGRHPAVLALHPAPGDRSFFLKEARELARSGVVSLLIDAPWADVQAWGRDLAEPGPGRERIVSTAVELRRVLDFLERRGNVNSSRMGFLGMSLGAMLGGILAGADRRISAFVLMSGLASFTDVAAVNIPVLKGEALERYRDIMAPVDPVNFLGEASPAQLFIQYGRRDVFPAEALERFAGAGSQPKTVTVYDASHFLNEEARSDGVDWLIERLGSGPRVIEVKAPSK; encoded by the coding sequence ATGTCTCCCCCTCCCGCTGTCAATGTCATCGATGAGAGCGTCAAGCGCAGGCTGTTCGACCCCCCCGGCCCCCTGCCTGCTTTCGAGGAGAGGGAGGCCAAGGAGACCGACGGCGTGAGGACCACCGATATCCAGCTGGCCATGAACGGCGAGAAGGTCCCTGCGTTCTTGGTGGAGCCGCTGGAGGGGGGAAGGCACCCCGCCGTGCTGGCCCTGCACCCCGCCCCGGGGGACCGTTCGTTCTTCCTGAAAGAGGCGAGGGAGCTGGCCCGCAGCGGGGTGGTGTCCCTGCTCATCGACGCCCCGTGGGCGGACGTGCAGGCGTGGGGCCGCGACCTCGCGGAGCCGGGGCCGGGGAGGGAGAGGATCGTGAGCACGGCAGTGGAGCTGCGCCGCGTCCTGGACTTCCTGGAGCGCCGGGGCAACGTCAACTCTTCCCGGATGGGGTTCCTGGGCATGAGCCTGGGGGCCATGCTGGGCGGCATCCTCGCCGGCGCGGACCGCCGCATCTCCGCGTTCGTGCTGATGTCCGGGCTGGCTTCCTTTACCGATGTGGCAGCGGTGAACATCCCCGTCCTCAAGGGCGAGGCGCTGGAGCGCTACCGCGACATCATGGCGCCAGTGGACCCGGTCAACTTCCTGGGGGAGGCGTCCCCGGCGCAGCTGTTCATCCAGTACGGGCGGCGGGACGTGTTCCCGGCCGAAGCGCTGGAGAGGTTCGCCGGCGCCGGCAGCCAGCCCAAGACCGTGACCGTCTACGACGCCAGCCACTTCCTGAATGAGGAAGCGCGCAGCGACGGGGTGGACTGGCTGATCGAACGCCTCGGCAGCGGGCCGCGGGTCATCGAGGTCAAGGCACCATCGAAGTGA
- a CDS encoding DUF61 family protein: MQEDSQLRKMFEIMNRHVPSKRISLAELMEQSEAEYQAKDGISYRIKKRELDYLAGMLTPEEQLRLKLPIIIMTDTSYGAGGAWKVLGKLEVKVVSRIVGREPDFPDQMRLYHPHMVALRNALPTATTTMFAP, translated from the coding sequence GTGCAAGAGGACAGCCAGCTGCGCAAGATGTTCGAGATCATGAACCGCCACGTGCCGTCCAAGCGCATCTCCCTGGCCGAGCTGATGGAGCAGTCGGAGGCGGAGTACCAGGCCAAGGACGGCATCAGCTACCGCATCAAGAAGCGGGAGCTTGACTACCTCGCTGGCATGCTGACCCCCGAGGAGCAGTTGAGGCTCAAGCTGCCTATTATCATCATGACCGATACATCCTACGGGGCCGGGGGCGCCTGGAAGGTCCTGGGCAAGCTGGAGGTCAAGGTGGTGTCGCGGATCGTGGGCCGGGAGCCGGATTTCCCCGACCAGATGCGGCTGTACCACCCCCACATGGTGGCGCTGCGGAACGCGCTGCCCACCGCTACCACCACCATGTTCGCTCCCTGA
- a CDS encoding DUF763 domain-containing protein: protein MARTGITDLPLHNGTAPRWLFNQMVKLAGAITDVMVLERGSEEYLRRLADPFWFQAFSCVLGFDWHSSGTTTVTCGALKKAFEGRKDLAVVGGKGKVSLRTPEEIAEVAELNDISEEFERQLVYISRMCAKVDNAAIQSGHRLYHHALLFDREGHWTVVQQGMSDATGYARRYQWCSSELRHFVEEPHTAILGSRVEEALDMTASSSEGSRKLAVDLVNDGIDHLRNDIVVVEKGQTTLDEWCGLRPKKLHMPRTVNWRALRAAYEFQPQDYEELLAIRGVGPSAVRALALAGELVYGEEPSWRDPVKYTFAVGGKDGVPFPVDRRAMDEAVRYLEMGVEEAKLKKREKLEAMQRLRAMVPPDA, encoded by the coding sequence ATGGCCCGCACCGGCATCACCGACCTCCCGCTGCACAACGGCACCGCGCCCCGGTGGCTGTTCAACCAGATGGTCAAGCTGGCCGGCGCCATCACCGACGTCATGGTGCTGGAGCGCGGCAGCGAGGAGTACCTGCGCCGGCTCGCCGACCCTTTCTGGTTCCAGGCGTTCTCCTGTGTCCTGGGGTTCGACTGGCATTCCTCCGGGACCACTACCGTGACATGCGGCGCGCTGAAGAAGGCCTTCGAGGGCCGCAAGGACCTGGCGGTGGTCGGGGGGAAGGGGAAGGTGTCGCTGCGGACGCCGGAGGAGATCGCCGAGGTGGCCGAGCTGAACGATATATCGGAAGAGTTCGAGCGGCAGCTGGTGTACATCTCCCGCATGTGCGCCAAAGTGGACAACGCCGCCATACAGTCGGGCCATAGGCTCTATCACCACGCCCTGCTGTTCGACCGGGAGGGCCACTGGACCGTGGTCCAGCAGGGCATGAGCGATGCCACGGGGTACGCGCGCCGGTACCAGTGGTGCTCCTCCGAGCTTCGCCACTTCGTGGAAGAGCCGCACACCGCCATCCTAGGGAGCAGGGTGGAGGAGGCCCTGGACATGACCGCGAGCAGTTCCGAGGGGTCCAGGAAGCTGGCCGTGGACCTGGTGAACGACGGCATCGACCACCTGCGGAACGATATCGTGGTGGTGGAGAAGGGGCAGACCACTCTGGACGAGTGGTGCGGCCTTCGGCCCAAGAAGCTGCACATGCCCCGGACGGTGAACTGGAGGGCGCTGAGGGCGGCGTACGAGTTCCAGCCCCAGGACTACGAGGAGCTGCTGGCCATCCGGGGGGTGGGGCCGTCAGCGGTGAGGGCGCTGGCCCTCGCCGGCGAGCTGGTGTACGGGGAGGAGCCGTCGTGGAGGGACCCGGTGAAGTACACCTTCGCGGTCGGGGGGAAGGACGGAGTGCCGTTCCCGGTGGACCGCCGGGCCATGGACGAGGCGGTCCGTTACCTGGAGATGGGGGTGGAGGAGGCCAAGCTCAAGAAGCGGGAGAAGCTGGAGGCGATGCAGCGCCTCCGGGCCATGGTGCCCCCTGACGCCTGA
- the sucD gene encoding succinate--CoA ligase subunit alpha, which yields MIDHGGRIIVQGITGRQGRYHTRAMLDFGTDIVAGVAPGKGGQEVEGVPVMDSVREAVEITGATASVMFVPAPAAKDSALEALENGIRLLVIITEHVPVHDAMDIVQFARLKGARVIGPNCPGIASPGRAKLGIMPNSIFMEGSVGVVSRSGTLTYEVVSSLTAAGIGQSTCIGIGGDPVTGTSFLDALDLFEEDELTHQIVLIGEIGGTAEEDAAERIRRGRKPVVAYVAGRSAPPGKRMGHAGAIISRGKGTAQSKIEALEKAGALVAKVSSDIPGLVRKARG from the coding sequence ATGATCGACCACGGGGGCAGGATCATCGTCCAGGGCATCACCGGCCGCCAGGGGCGGTACCACACCCGGGCGATGCTGGATTTCGGGACCGACATCGTGGCCGGGGTCGCTCCAGGAAAGGGGGGTCAGGAGGTCGAGGGGGTGCCGGTCATGGACAGCGTCAGGGAAGCGGTCGAGATCACGGGGGCGACAGCGTCGGTGATGTTCGTCCCCGCCCCCGCAGCCAAGGACAGCGCCCTGGAGGCCCTGGAGAATGGGATCAGGCTGCTGGTCATCATCACCGAGCACGTCCCTGTGCACGACGCCATGGATATCGTTCAGTTCGCCAGGCTGAAAGGTGCCAGGGTCATCGGGCCGAACTGTCCTGGCATCGCGTCCCCCGGCCGGGCCAAGCTGGGCATTATGCCCAACAGCATCTTCATGGAAGGCAGCGTCGGGGTGGTATCCCGGAGCGGCACCCTAACCTATGAGGTCGTGAGCTCGCTGACCGCCGCGGGGATTGGTCAGTCGACCTGCATCGGCATCGGCGGCGACCCGGTGACAGGAACCTCGTTCTTAGACGCGCTGGACCTCTTCGAGGAGGACGAGCTTACTCACCAGATAGTACTCATAGGAGAGATCGGCGGCACGGCGGAGGAGGATGCCGCGGAGCGTATCCGGAGGGGAAGGAAGCCCGTAGTGGCCTACGTGGCTGGCCGGTCCGCGCCGCCGGGCAAGCGCATGGGCCACGCCGGCGCCATTATCTCGCGGGGCAAGGGAACCGCCCAGAGCAAGATCGAAGCGCTGGAAAAGGCCGGCGCGCTGGTGGCCAAGGTGTCATCGGACATCCCTGGGCTGGTCCGAAAGGCCCGGGGATGA
- a CDS encoding succinate--CoA ligase subunit beta: MRLLEDHGKRLFREYGLRVPRGRTVTTPEEVDHIAGPMVLKALVPVGGRGKAGGVLKAATVEEARSAARRLLGMNIKGFRARSVLIEEETPMSREIYLSLTVDRSSGLPALLASPQGGVDIESLPDSAIARWTIHPFLGVQPHLVREAAKALGLQEYRDDLEEVLTSVWALFRAMDCELVEINPLALTDGGELVAADSKVIINDDALFRHPELGSQEQGVEGLEAEARSKDISFVSLDGDIGVIANGAGLTMATLDEIALRGGRGGAFLDLGGTDDPAKVEEAFKLMARAGPKAVLLNIFGGITKCDTVAQGVVGAMGRLDHHFPLVARIRGVNEEKARQMLRDHGIASHLDLEEAVREAVALEAGK; encoded by the coding sequence ATGAGGCTTCTCGAGGACCACGGCAAGAGGCTGTTCCGGGAGTATGGTCTGAGGGTGCCGCGAGGCCGGACCGTCACGACCCCCGAAGAAGTGGACCATATCGCGGGCCCGATGGTGCTGAAGGCCCTGGTCCCGGTGGGGGGCAGAGGAAAAGCGGGGGGAGTGCTCAAGGCCGCTACCGTGGAGGAGGCCAGGTCGGCGGCCCGGCGCCTGCTGGGCATGAATATCAAAGGGTTCAGGGCCCGCTCGGTGCTGATCGAGGAGGAGACACCGATGTCCCGCGAGATCTACCTGAGCCTCACGGTGGACCGCTCGTCCGGTCTGCCGGCGCTCCTGGCCAGCCCCCAGGGCGGCGTGGACATCGAGAGCCTGCCGGACAGCGCCATCGCCCGCTGGACCATCCATCCGTTCCTGGGGGTGCAGCCCCACCTGGTGAGGGAGGCCGCCAAGGCACTGGGCCTCCAAGAATATCGAGATGATCTGGAGGAGGTGCTGACATCGGTGTGGGCCCTCTTCCGCGCCATGGACTGCGAGCTGGTGGAGATCAATCCGCTGGCCCTCACCGACGGAGGCGAGCTCGTCGCCGCTGACTCCAAGGTCATCATCAACGACGACGCCCTGTTCCGCCATCCCGAGCTGGGCAGCCAGGAGCAGGGAGTGGAGGGGTTGGAAGCGGAAGCGCGGAGCAAGGACATATCCTTCGTAAGCCTGGACGGGGACATCGGGGTCATCGCCAACGGAGCGGGGCTTACGATGGCCACTCTCGACGAGATCGCCTTGCGGGGCGGCCGCGGGGGCGCCTTCCTGGACCTGGGCGGCACCGACGACCCCGCCAAGGTGGAAGAGGCGTTCAAGCTGATGGCCAGGGCCGGGCCGAAGGCGGTCCTGCTCAACATATTCGGCGGCATAACCAAGTGCGACACGGTGGCCCAGGGCGTGGTCGGGGCCATGGGCAGGCTGGACCATCACTTTCCGTTGGTCGCCCGCATACGCGGGGTGAACGAGGAGAAAGCACGCCAGATGTTGCGGGACCACGGCATCGCCTCGCACCTTGATCTGGAGGAGGCGGTCAGGGAGGCGGTGGCGCTGGAGGCCGGGAAATGA
- a CDS encoding CDGSH iron-sulfur domain-containing protein — protein sequence MAENEEGNSSRKVIVTKDGPYIVEGGIPLTKDIIVDDEDGVPREWEIRARFPEQESYQLCRCGGSSDKPYCDGSHLSNGFSGSETANVTGFNKRYKLYEGPGLEMKDEAGLCSALQFCHRAEGAWRIVKNRSGDPEARDMAIDMAQKCSSGRLVPCEKRTGKELEPKLEQTIGVVEDPGKKVSGPLRVLGGIPVESANGNRYEVRNRQTLCRCGRSKNKPFCDGTHLATRFDDGDESLR from the coding sequence ATGGCAGAGAACGAGGAAGGGAACAGCTCGCGGAAAGTGATCGTGACCAAGGACGGCCCCTACATCGTAGAGGGCGGCATTCCCCTGACCAAAGATATCATCGTTGACGATGAGGACGGGGTCCCCAGGGAGTGGGAGATCAGAGCGAGGTTTCCTGAGCAGGAATCCTACCAGCTGTGCCGGTGCGGCGGCTCCTCCGACAAGCCCTATTGCGACGGCAGCCACCTGAGCAACGGGTTCAGCGGCAGCGAGACGGCCAACGTCACCGGGTTCAACAAGCGCTACAAGCTCTATGAGGGCCCCGGGCTGGAGATGAAGGACGAGGCCGGTCTGTGCTCGGCCCTGCAGTTCTGCCACCGCGCCGAGGGAGCATGGAGGATCGTCAAGAACCGCTCCGGCGATCCAGAGGCGAGGGATATGGCAATCGACATGGCCCAGAAGTGCTCCTCCGGCCGCCTGGTGCCGTGCGAGAAGCGCACCGGGAAGGAGCTGGAACCCAAGCTGGAGCAGACCATTGGTGTGGTGGAGGACCCCGGCAAGAAGGTCAGCGGGCCGCTGCGGGTGCTGGGTGGCATCCCGGTGGAGTCGGCGAACGGCAATCGATATGAAGTGAGGAACCGCCAGACCCTGTGCCGGTGCGGGCGATCGAAGAACAAGCCGTTCTGTGACGGGACCCACCTGGCCACCCGCTTCGACGACGGCGACGAAAGCCTCCGGTGA